CAGATCCTCCTGCAGAATCTGGCAGGAGGTGGAGATATTGTTGAGCGGATTGTTGAGCTGGTGGGCGATGCCCGAAGTGAGAACACCTAGCGAGGCCAGCTTCTTTTCCTGCAAGAGCTGGCTTTGTCTGCGTTCAAGCTCCTCGATCATGTGATTGAAGGCTTCGACCACGCCGCGGGTCTCATCGCTGGTGTCCGGCAGCGGCAAGGGCTCGAAATTGCCCTGCACGATCTGGCGGGCGGAGTGCTCGATAATGCCGAGGGCTCCGAAAATCCTGCGCCCGACCAGCCAGGAGAAGAATATGGCCACCCCGGTGAACGCGGCGATGGCCAGGGCCAGCTGGTGCTTCAACGTCCCGACGATACCCAGGATTTGTTCACGCTGATAGATCACGAACCGCCTGACCACATCGACAAGATCCTTGCCCTGGTCGCGCAGTTCGATTCCCAGGGCGTCGTCCTCGCCATTACCGGCCCCCCCCTGCGCGCCGAGACTGGAAAACAGCTCTTTGTAGCGCCGCAGATCGTCCCGCAATTGCGCCAGGGTCATCCGCCCCTTCAAATCGGCCCCGATCAGCCCCCCTTCCCGGGGTTCGATGCGCTCGATGATGGACAGGGCGGCGTCGCAATAGCGCAAGGTCTCCTGGTAGTCCTCTTGCAGCGCGTAGAGAAGATAGTTCTTCTCGTAACGGCGGATCTCCAGAATCTCGCTGCTCAGATCGTCCACGACCTCGGCCAGGGCCAAAGCATCCTCGATCTGCAGCAGATAGCGGTAGGAAATGCCTCCGAGCACGGAAAAACCCAGGACGGACAGCACCATGCCGAAAAGAACGATGCGGCGGATCTTGCCG
This DNA window, taken from Desulfomicrobium sp. ZS1, encodes the following:
- a CDS encoding sensor histidine kinase, with protein sequence MYGMISRFASGKIRRIVLFGMVLSVLGFSVLGGISYRYLLQIEDALALAEVVDDLSSEILEIRRYEKNYLLYALQEDYQETLRYCDAALSIIERIEPREGGLIGADLKGRMTLAQLRDDLRRYKELFSSLGAQGGAGNGEDDALGIELRDQGKDLVDVVRRFVIYQREQILGIVGTLKHQLALAIAAFTGVAIFFSWLVGRRIFGALGIIEHSARQIVQGNFEPLPLPDTSDETRGVVEAFNHMIEELERRQSQLLQEKKLASLGVLTSGIAHQLNNPLNNISTSCQILQEDLEAALPVDPALTRQMLDNIYQEVSRSRDIVKGLLEFARETDFCLKSVSLQAVVLRAVTLVSSEVPTGVRILTDIPADIVLPLDNQRFQEVLLNLMINAIHAITPPGVISLSATSEPGSTEAVLQVTDTGAGIAPEHMGRIFDPFFTLKETGTGLGLSVVFGIIKKHGGTISVESAVGEGTTFTIRLPRMNSGAA